Proteins encoded by one window of Desulfovibrio ferrophilus:
- a CDS encoding thiamine pyrophosphate-dependent enzyme, translating into MAEEKLVFEPSEVLIDRPTHYCPGCQHGTAHRIVAEVIDELGLAENTIAIGSIGCSVFLYNYINVDAVEAPHGRAPAVATGVKRARPDKIVFSYQGDGDLASIGMAEIMHAANRGENITVIFVNNTVYGMTGGQMAPTTMIGQATTTCPGGRCEEREGMPIKMSEIIGMLGGVTYCERVAVNNVKNINKAKKAVKKAFQCQVDGNGFSFVEFVATCPTNWKMTPIAANERVEEELLPYFPLGVYADKLAEKEGK; encoded by the coding sequence ATGGCCGAAGAAAAACTCGTATTCGAACCGTCCGAGGTCCTCATCGACCGACCGACGCACTACTGTCCCGGTTGTCAGCACGGCACCGCCCACCGCATCGTGGCCGAGGTCATCGATGAGCTGGGTCTGGCCGAAAACACCATCGCCATCGGTTCCATCGGTTGCTCGGTGTTCCTCTACAACTATATCAATGTGGACGCTGTCGAGGCCCCGCATGGCCGCGCCCCGGCGGTGGCCACCGGCGTCAAACGCGCCCGTCCCGACAAGATCGTGTTCTCCTATCAGGGCGACGGCGACCTGGCCTCCATCGGCATGGCCGAAATCATGCACGCCGCCAACCGTGGCGAGAACATCACCGTGATCTTCGTCAACAACACGGTCTATGGCATGACCGGCGGCCAAATGGCCCCGACCACCATGATCGGTCAGGCCACCACCACCTGCCCGGGCGGCCGCTGCGAAGAACGCGAAGGCATGCCCATCAAGATGAGTGAAATCATCGGCATGCTCGGTGGCGTGACCTACTGCGAACGCGTAGCCGTGAACAACGTCAAGAACATCAACAAGGCCAAGAAGGCAGTCAAGAAAGCCTTCCAGTGCCAGGTGGACGGCAACGGCTTCAGCTTCGTGGAGTTCGTGGCCACCTGCCCCACCAACTGGAAGATGACTCCCATCGCCGCCAACGAGCGTGTGGAAGAAGAGCTGCTGCCCTACTTCCCACTGGGCGTGTACGCCGACAAGCTCGCCGAAAAGGAGGGCAAATAG
- a CDS encoding 4Fe-4S dicluster domain-containing protein has protein sequence MSRIVIREDRCKGCLLCTTVCPQEIIVQSDRFNQQGYKVVEVTNMDDCIGCASCGKMCPDFCITVYKTKKTKAKE, from the coding sequence ATGTCACGAATCGTCATCCGGGAAGACCGCTGCAAGGGCTGCCTGCTCTGCACCACGGTCTGTCCTCAGGAGATCATTGTCCAGTCGGACAGATTCAACCAGCAGGGCTACAAGGTCGTGGAAGTCACCAATATGGATGACTGTATCGGCTGTGCCTCCTGCGGGAAGATGTGCCCCGACTTCTGCATCACCGTCTACAAGACGAAAAAAACCAAGGCGAAGGAGTAA
- the fliQ gene encoding flagellar biosynthesis protein FliQ translates to MTPEFVIGFAKQAIEMALMIALPMLGVGLTVGITISVLQAATQIQEMTLTFIPKIVAIFLALLVAFPWIMDKMVTYTRELFLNLPNYIHGG, encoded by the coding sequence ATGACCCCCGAATTCGTTATCGGCTTTGCCAAGCAGGCCATTGAGATGGCGCTGATGATCGCGCTGCCCATGCTTGGTGTGGGCCTAACCGTGGGTATTACGATCTCCGTGCTGCAGGCAGCCACCCAGATTCAGGAGATGACGCTGACGTTTATTCCAAAGATCGTCGCGATCTTTCTGGCGCTGCTTGTGGCGTTCCCCTGGATCATGGACAAGATGGTGACTTACACCCGTGAATTGTTTTTGAATCTGCCAAATTACATTCATGGTGGATAA
- a CDS encoding NfeD family protein: MVNMQRISLILLMILLILGFFDRGRAQEQEVLPLPSQTVLVFELGGGITPATVDALDAAITLAESEASVCLLIELDTPGGLVDSMRSMVQRILSSRVPVVVWVGPGGARAASAGVFLVAASHVAAMSPQSTMGAASPVGMGGKEIESTIKTKVVNDLASLVRSLAESRNRNARWYEESVEDAVSITAQEAVMSGVVEYIASDSNDFMTQIAATGGIAFNGSRVPFEGANLKFKSFDPGFRHHVLSWLLQPQIAYLLLLGGIAGLFFEFTTPGAVFPGVFGGMCLLLGLYAMSVLPTNVAGVLLILFALILLVLEVYVTSFGMLGISALVALFFGSTILFSPGHGVSPLPLSLIASTVASVAILMGVCMVLIVKVQRSRSQGGTEAMTEEVATVRVWSSGRGRVFVRGESWKAAGPDSLRVGDRVRIVSVKGLTLSVELYETD, encoded by the coding sequence ATGGTGAATATGCAGCGGATTTCCCTCATTTTGTTGATGATTTTACTGATCCTAGGTTTCTTTGACCGTGGACGGGCGCAAGAGCAGGAGGTACTTCCACTACCTTCTCAGACTGTGTTGGTCTTTGAACTCGGCGGTGGCATTACACCAGCAACGGTGGATGCTCTTGACGCAGCCATTACTCTCGCTGAATCAGAAGCCTCGGTTTGCTTGCTGATCGAGTTGGACACTCCTGGAGGACTTGTGGACTCCATGCGCAGCATGGTTCAGCGTATTCTGAGCAGCAGGGTGCCTGTCGTGGTCTGGGTTGGCCCTGGAGGTGCACGGGCTGCCTCTGCCGGAGTGTTTCTTGTTGCGGCATCCCATGTGGCAGCCATGTCTCCGCAGTCCACCATGGGTGCAGCCAGTCCCGTGGGGATGGGGGGCAAGGAGATTGAATCCACCATCAAGACCAAGGTCGTGAATGATCTGGCCAGTCTTGTAAGAAGTCTGGCTGAATCCAGAAATCGTAATGCCCGCTGGTATGAAGAGTCCGTTGAGGATGCCGTGAGTATCACTGCTCAGGAAGCTGTGATGAGCGGTGTTGTGGAGTATATTGCATCGGATTCTAATGATTTCATGACTCAGATTGCCGCAACCGGAGGCATTGCGTTCAATGGTTCACGGGTCCCTTTTGAGGGCGCCAACCTCAAGTTCAAGAGTTTCGATCCAGGCTTCAGGCATCATGTTCTTTCATGGCTGCTGCAACCTCAGATTGCCTATCTGCTATTGTTGGGTGGCATTGCCGGACTGTTCTTTGAGTTTACCACTCCTGGAGCTGTTTTTCCCGGCGTTTTCGGAGGGATGTGCCTGTTGTTGGGTTTGTATGCCATGTCCGTTTTACCCACCAATGTCGCCGGCGTACTGCTGATACTGTTTGCCCTGATCCTGCTTGTGCTTGAGGTCTATGTGACCAGCTTCGGCATGCTCGGTATTTCCGCGCTGGTGGCCCTGTTCTTTGGATCAACGATCCTGTTCAGCCCCGGCCACGGCGTTTCGCCTTTGCCCTTGTCGCTCATTGCGTCCACGGTTGCCTCTGTGGCCATACTGATGGGAGTATGTATGGTGTTGATCGTGAAGGTTCAACGCAGCCGTTCTCAGGGTGGAACTGAGGCCATGACTGAAGAAGTGGCGACTGTCCGGGTATGGAGTTCAGGCCGGGGCCGGGTTTTCGTGCGTGGCGAATCCTGGAAGGCGGCAGGACCGGATTCATTGAGGGTTGGTGACAGGGTTCGCATCGTTAGCGTGAAGGGCTTGACGCTCAGCGTTGAGCTTTATGAAACAGATTAG
- the queA gene encoding tRNA preQ1(34) S-adenosylmethionine ribosyltransferase-isomerase QueA: MVTVNEQDYLLKSYRYELPEESIAQSPAQKRDLSKLLVVNRESGELEISTFAKLADLIPDNALLVANNSKVLPARIYGSKETGGKVEFLLLTPLPLLMETAETQGDWSSAEVEGLLRASKPPKTGQNIVFSDQFRLEVITRGDFGKSRVRLYWQGELAGLFCELGHYPLPPYIKRPDTAEDAKRYQTIYAEDDKLGSVAAPTAGLHFTPEVRQSLAERGIEWAEVTLYVGYGTFSPVREADIRNHSMHKEYIEISADTALAVANAKAQGRPVLAVGTTSVRTLEGAYAAVGDIAPYAGWTEIYITPGYEFKVADKLLTNFHLPESSLLIMVSALIGREATLSAYKTALENDFRFFSYGDAMLIL, translated from the coding sequence ATGGTTACTGTGAACGAACAAGATTATCTCCTGAAATCCTACCGCTATGAGTTGCCCGAGGAATCCATTGCCCAATCCCCGGCCCAGAAAAGGGACCTTTCTAAATTGCTGGTGGTCAACCGCGAAAGCGGTGAACTTGAAATCAGCACTTTCGCGAAACTTGCCGATCTCATTCCAGACAACGCACTGCTCGTGGCCAATAACTCAAAAGTCCTCCCGGCGCGCATCTACGGCTCCAAGGAGACCGGCGGCAAGGTGGAATTCCTGCTGCTGACCCCGCTACCGCTGCTCATGGAAACCGCTGAAACCCAAGGCGATTGGTCCAGTGCCGAGGTCGAAGGCCTGCTCCGAGCCAGCAAGCCCCCAAAGACCGGACAGAACATCGTCTTCTCAGATCAGTTCAGGCTCGAAGTCATCACCCGTGGCGATTTTGGCAAAAGCCGGGTGCGGCTGTACTGGCAAGGTGAACTGGCCGGCCTGTTCTGCGAACTCGGGCATTACCCCCTGCCGCCCTACATCAAGCGCCCGGATACCGCCGAGGATGCCAAGCGCTACCAGACCATCTACGCCGAAGACGACAAACTGGGCTCCGTGGCCGCCCCCACCGCCGGACTGCACTTCACTCCCGAGGTTCGCCAGTCTCTGGCTGAACGAGGCATTGAATGGGCCGAGGTGACCCTCTATGTAGGGTATGGGACCTTCTCGCCCGTGCGCGAGGCGGACATCCGCAACCATTCCATGCACAAGGAATATATCGAAATCTCAGCCGACACTGCCCTGGCTGTGGCCAATGCCAAGGCCCAGGGTCGGCCCGTGCTGGCCGTGGGCACCACCAGCGTGCGTACCCTGGAAGGCGCCTATGCCGCCGTGGGAGATATCGCCCCCTATGCAGGCTGGACGGAGATTTACATCACCCCCGGCTACGAATTCAAGGTTGCGGATAAACTGCTGACCAATTTCCATTTGCCAGAATCATCGCTCCTTATTATGGTTTCCGCTCTCATCGGACGTGAGGCTACTCTTTCGGCGTACAAAACAGCTCTGGAAAACGACTTCCGCTTCTTCTCCTACGGCGACGCCATGCTCATCCTCTAG
- the coaBC gene encoding bifunctional phosphopantothenoylcysteine decarboxylase/phosphopantothenate--cysteine ligase CoaBC — MQPHLAFTNFLGKRIHLGVCGSISAFKSLELLRMLQRTGAHLSATVTPSAARFVTALSFEALGAAPVYGDMFDHRDAVFGHLDPGQDADGFVVAPATANALAKLACGLADDMLSCQALAFPGSLVIAPAMNPRLWNAAATQENLAKLKERGHVCIEPECGDMACGEEGRGRFPQLESIYLQALKAVTKQDMAGRKVLITLGPTREAFDCVRFWSNPSSGTMGAAIAVAAWLRGAEVTAVCGPVNLWLPEGINRIDVTTAREMFDAASENFPSVDAACFTAAVADYRPANPQQDKFKKEQGGLNVEFKANPDILKTLGSQKTDRQFLIGFAAESSDIEGNCHKKLSAKNLDLIVGNDVTAEGCGFGKATNGVTVVDAKGRSESWPVLPKSEVGWRIWDWMLGL, encoded by the coding sequence ATGCAACCGCATCTGGCGTTCACCAACTTTCTCGGCAAGCGCATCCATCTGGGTGTGTGCGGGAGTATATCTGCGTTCAAATCGCTGGAGCTCTTGCGTATGCTCCAGCGAACGGGTGCGCATCTGAGCGCCACAGTGACGCCTTCAGCCGCGCGGTTTGTCACGGCCTTGTCCTTCGAGGCCCTTGGAGCCGCTCCTGTCTATGGGGATATGTTCGACCATCGCGATGCTGTGTTCGGGCATCTGGACCCCGGTCAGGACGCGGATGGCTTTGTGGTTGCCCCGGCAACGGCCAATGCCCTTGCCAAACTGGCCTGTGGACTGGCGGATGATATGTTGTCCTGCCAGGCGCTGGCTTTCCCCGGCTCTTTGGTCATTGCCCCGGCCATGAATCCACGCCTCTGGAACGCTGCGGCAACCCAGGAAAACTTGGCCAAGTTGAAAGAGCGTGGGCACGTCTGCATCGAACCGGAATGTGGCGACATGGCCTGTGGCGAAGAGGGCCGGGGCCGGTTCCCGCAACTGGAGAGCATCTACCTGCAAGCCCTGAAGGCCGTGACCAAGCAGGACATGGCCGGGCGCAAGGTCCTGATTACTTTGGGCCCGACTCGCGAGGCTTTTGATTGCGTGCGTTTCTGGAGCAATCCTTCATCCGGCACCATGGGTGCTGCCATTGCCGTTGCGGCCTGGTTGCGTGGGGCTGAGGTGACTGCGGTTTGTGGCCCTGTGAACCTCTGGTTGCCCGAGGGCATAAACCGCATCGATGTGACCACTGCCCGTGAAATGTTCGATGCCGCTTCTGAAAATTTCCCCAGTGTCGATGCCGCCTGCTTTACCGCTGCGGTGGCCGACTACCGACCCGCCAACCCGCAGCAAGACAAATTCAAGAAGGAACAGGGTGGGTTGAACGTCGAATTCAAGGCCAATCCCGATATCCTGAAGACACTGGGGAGCCAGAAAACCGACCGACAATTCCTGATCGGCTTTGCGGCTGAATCTTCCGACATCGAAGGCAACTGCCATAAGAAGCTCAGCGCTAAAAATCTCGATCTCATCGTGGGCAATGATGTGACGGCCGAGGGCTGCGGGTTTGGAAAAGCGACCAACGGAGTGACCGTTGTTGACGCCAAGGGCCGCTCGGAGAGCTGGCCTGTGTTGCCCAAGTCAGAGGTTGGCTGGAGGATATGGGATTGGATGCTTGGTCTTTAG
- the aroE gene encoding shikimate dehydrogenase: protein MSQKIVMPEGGKKLFGIIGHPLGHTMSPPLHNWGFETIGFEGEYRAFPTTPDELPAFMEQVRSLPISGLSVTIPHKVAVQPFLDGLSERVLAVGATNTLYWSGKRLLGENTDVYGFMAPLTQLATRPKSALVLGAGGAARAVIAGLLEIGVSEIVVSNRSADKATDLAAEFSVNTHDWTDRQSVQAELIVNTTPLGMKGERVDQNPLPHELCLSHNQTLYDLVYNPTRTKFLQQGEENGCRTIDGLTMFVHQAVEQFRLWTGQTFDLGEARKLITGMLAQS, encoded by the coding sequence ATGAGTCAGAAGATCGTCATGCCCGAGGGTGGGAAGAAGTTATTCGGGATCATCGGGCATCCATTGGGGCACACGATGAGTCCGCCTTTGCACAATTGGGGATTCGAGACCATCGGGTTCGAGGGCGAGTATCGCGCCTTCCCCACAACGCCGGACGAGTTGCCAGCGTTCATGGAGCAGGTGCGCTCACTGCCCATCTCCGGCTTATCCGTAACCATTCCTCACAAGGTGGCTGTTCAGCCGTTTTTGGATGGTCTGTCTGAGCGAGTTTTAGCGGTTGGGGCGACTAACACCCTCTATTGGAGTGGAAAACGCCTCCTGGGCGAGAATACGGACGTTTACGGCTTCATGGCACCTTTGACTCAACTCGCCACCCGGCCCAAATCGGCTCTGGTGCTCGGAGCGGGCGGTGCAGCCCGTGCCGTGATAGCCGGACTGCTCGAAATCGGGGTGTCCGAGATCGTGGTCAGCAATCGCAGTGCGGATAAGGCAACCGACCTTGCTGCGGAGTTTTCGGTGAATACTCACGACTGGACCGACCGCCAAAGCGTACAAGCCGAGCTCATCGTCAACACCACGCCGCTTGGGATGAAGGGCGAGCGTGTGGACCAGAATCCCCTGCCTCATGAATTGTGCCTGTCACACAATCAGACGCTTTACGATTTGGTCTATAATCCGACGCGCACAAAATTTTTGCAGCAGGGCGAAGAAAATGGCTGTCGCACCATCGATGGCCTGACCATGTTCGTGCATCAGGCGGTGGAGCAGTTCCGACTCTGGACCGGACAGACCTTTGATCTGGGTGAAGCCCGCAAGCTCATCACCGGGATGCTCGCCCAATCATAA
- a CDS encoding flagellar basal body-associated FliL family protein: MADEQMEAPKEEQKKSGKLKWIIIAVVILALLGGGGFMFKDKIMGMIGMGPDKTEQAAGENGEQQDPLAEGEMDPQDTVLVSLPTFVVNLADPLGRRYLKLTLDVELRNQEAADKLAKNEPKVRDAVILLLSSKTFADLSSIENKLGLKDEIVKRLNQIVGGSNVLRVYFTELVVQ, translated from the coding sequence GTGGCCGATGAACAAATGGAAGCCCCCAAGGAAGAACAGAAGAAAAGCGGCAAGCTGAAGTGGATCATAATCGCCGTGGTGATTCTGGCCCTGCTCGGCGGTGGCGGATTCATGTTCAAGGACAAGATCATGGGCATGATCGGCATGGGACCGGACAAGACCGAACAGGCGGCTGGCGAGAATGGTGAACAGCAGGACCCCCTGGCCGAAGGCGAGATGGACCCTCAGGATACCGTGCTGGTTTCCCTGCCGACGTTTGTGGTCAACCTGGCCGACCCCTTGGGGCGGCGCTATCTGAAGCTGACCCTGGATGTGGAACTGCGCAACCAGGAAGCTGCGGACAAGCTGGCCAAGAACGAGCCCAAGGTGCGCGACGCCGTGATTCTGCTGCTTTCGAGCAAGACCTTTGCGGATTTGTCGTCCATCGAGAACAAGCTCGGGTTGAAGGATGAAATCGTCAAACGTTTGAACCAGATCGTGGGCGGCTCCAATGTGCTCAGGGTCTATTTTACGGAATTGGTCGTCCAGTAG
- the fliP gene encoding flagellar type III secretion system pore protein FliP (The bacterial flagellar biogenesis protein FliP forms a type III secretion system (T3SS)-type pore required for flagellar assembly.): MTQKLTSPRAWKRLAPRTVLLSLGLLALFAGLAFAQDTIPNLQLTLSGGETEPEKISILLEILFLMTVLSVAPAIVLTATSFTRIIIVFSFLRQAMGTNQMPPTQVLAALAIFMTGIIMLPVGTAINDTALQPYLNEEIGFRQAISNAEQPLRGFLFKHTREKDLSIFYTITKLDRPHDKSEVPTPLLIASFVISELKTGFTIGFLIYIPFLILDMVVASILLAMGMMMLPPVMISMPFKLLLFVMVDGWNLLTGALVNSFAL; this comes from the coding sequence ATGACTCAGAAACTGACTTCACCCAGAGCCTGGAAGAGGCTCGCTCCAAGGACCGTACTCCTTAGCCTAGGGCTGCTGGCCCTGTTTGCGGGCCTTGCCTTTGCCCAGGATACCATTCCAAATCTGCAGCTGACGCTCTCCGGCGGTGAGACCGAGCCCGAGAAGATTTCGATCCTGCTGGAGATCCTGTTCCTGATGACCGTGCTTTCGGTGGCTCCTGCCATCGTACTGACGGCCACATCATTCACACGCATCATCATCGTCTTTTCCTTCCTCAGGCAGGCCATGGGCACCAACCAGATGCCCCCGACCCAGGTCCTGGCGGCCCTTGCCATTTTCATGACGGGGATCATCATGCTGCCTGTGGGTACGGCCATCAATGATACTGCGTTGCAGCCGTATCTGAATGAGGAAATCGGCTTCAGGCAGGCCATCAGCAATGCCGAGCAGCCCCTGCGGGGTTTTCTGTTCAAGCACACCCGCGAGAAGGACCTGTCGATTTTCTACACCATCACCAAGCTGGATCGCCCCCATGACAAATCCGAAGTCCCGACGCCGCTGCTCATCGCTTCCTTTGTGATCAGCGAGCTGAAGACTGGCTTTACCATTGGGTTCCTGATCTACATACCATTTCTGATTCTGGATATGGTGGTCGCCTCCATCCTGCTCGCCATGGGTATGATGATGCTGCCACCGGTCATGATATCGATGCCGTTCAAGTTGTTGTTATTCGTCATGGTGGATGGCTGGAACCTGCTCACCGGTGCTTTGGTGAACAGTTTCGCCCTTTGA
- the fliN gene encoding flagellar motor switch protein FliN, with protein MSDDKDQDALAEEWASALEESGDDDAAADAMAMMSDGGGAAPADAGGVDDDALADEWAAALATEEEESIQKEKSQGALAAQSTDAMFKDLTDEAKAPRPDGTKRDLDFILDIPLDVSAELGRTKLLINELLQLGQGSVIELNKLAGEPLEIYVNGKLVARGEAVVINEKFGVRLTDIISPIERVKQLA; from the coding sequence ATGTCCGATGATAAAGATCAGGATGCTTTGGCTGAAGAGTGGGCTTCTGCACTTGAGGAAAGTGGGGATGACGACGCTGCGGCAGATGCCATGGCTATGATGTCCGACGGTGGTGGAGCTGCTCCCGCCGACGCCGGTGGGGTCGATGACGACGCCCTGGCTGATGAATGGGCTGCCGCCCTGGCCACCGAGGAAGAGGAGTCCATCCAGAAGGAGAAGTCTCAGGGCGCCCTGGCGGCCCAGAGCACGGACGCCATGTTCAAGGACCTGACTGACGAGGCCAAGGCCCCCAGGCCCGACGGCACCAAGCGTGATCTGGATTTCATTCTGGATATCCCGCTGGATGTCTCCGCCGAGCTGGGCCGCACCAAGCTGCTGATCAACGAACTGTTGCAGTTGGGTCAGGGGTCGGTCATCGAATTGAACAAGCTGGCAGGTGAACCGCTGGAGATCTACGTCAACGGCAAGTTGGTGGCTCGCGGCGAGGCCGTGGTCATCAACGAGAAGTTCGGTGTGCGTCTGACGGATATCATCAGCCCCATCGAACGCGTCAAGCAACTCGCCTAG
- the fliO gene encoding flagellar biosynthetic protein FliO, protein MNFRHVVRATRVWGAVAVVLLTPAICMAEKAAATVNDLPTTPSLGGEALKVAGILCLMLAFIFAGFWLLKRYGHRAGLGLLSQNDLKMEGQLALGPKKYVVVVRFLNKRMVLGVTDSHINLLTEMDAGHDDDSETDFTQSLEEARSKDRTP, encoded by the coding sequence ATGAACTTCCGTCACGTTGTTCGGGCCACCCGTGTCTGGGGTGCTGTCGCTGTCGTTCTGCTGACGCCTGCCATCTGCATGGCCGAGAAGGCTGCGGCCACCGTCAATGATCTGCCAACCACCCCCAGTCTGGGTGGCGAGGCCCTGAAAGTGGCGGGCATCTTGTGCCTGATGCTGGCCTTCATCTTCGCCGGGTTCTGGTTGCTGAAACGCTACGGACACCGCGCAGGGCTTGGGCTTTTGTCCCAAAACGATTTGAAGATGGAAGGCCAATTGGCCCTGGGACCCAAAAAGTATGTCGTCGTGGTCCGCTTCTTGAATAAGCGGATGGTGTTGGGAGTGACCGACTCTCACATCAACCTGCTGACCGAGATGGATGCCGGACATGACGATGACTCAGAAACTGACTTCACCCAGAGCCTGGAAGAGGCTCGCTCCAAGGACCGTACTCCTTAG
- a CDS encoding 3-methyl-2-oxobutanoate dehydrogenase subunit VorB, which translates to MSSKTPERKFIKGNEAIGYGAIAAGCKCFFGYPITPQNDIPEMMSKAMFECGGDFVQAESEVAAANMLLGAAAAGVRCLTSSSSPGMSLKQEAISYMAGSELPAVLVNMNRGGPGLGDIGPAQGDYYQSTRGGGHGDYRLLVLAPATCQEAYDLTMEAFDLAFKYRNPVMILGDAILGQMKEPIIPHEGKKVDDNAETWCLTGNKGREKRLIKSLFLEEGALADQNRNLMAKYERMKAEIRYESFETEDADLVICAYGSIARIAKSAVRKLRAQGKKVGLFRPITLYPFPDEPLVKLAEQGKRFLTIEHNCGQMVDDVRLALRTKVDSDFFGVMPGELPNPDDFEEPILKSLEG; encoded by the coding sequence ATGTCCAGCAAGACTCCTGAACGCAAATTCATCAAGGGCAACGAGGCCATCGGCTACGGCGCCATCGCCGCTGGCTGCAAGTGCTTCTTCGGCTACCCCATCACCCCCCAGAACGACATCCCCGAGATGATGTCCAAGGCCATGTTCGAGTGTGGCGGTGATTTCGTGCAGGCCGAGAGCGAAGTGGCCGCTGCAAACATGCTGCTTGGCGCTGCCGCAGCAGGCGTGCGCTGCCTGACCTCTTCATCCAGCCCGGGCATGTCGCTCAAGCAGGAAGCCATCTCCTACATGGCCGGCTCCGAACTGCCTGCCGTGCTGGTCAACATGAACCGTGGCGGCCCGGGCCTGGGCGACATCGGCCCGGCACAGGGCGACTACTACCAGTCCACCCGTGGTGGTGGTCATGGCGACTATCGCCTGCTGGTGCTGGCCCCGGCCACCTGTCAGGAAGCCTATGACCTGACCATGGAAGCCTTTGACCTGGCCTTCAAATACCGCAACCCGGTCATGATTCTGGGCGATGCGATCCTGGGCCAGATGAAGGAACCCATCATCCCGCACGAGGGCAAGAAGGTCGACGACAACGCCGAGACCTGGTGCCTGACCGGCAACAAGGGCCGCGAAAAGCGCCTGATCAAATCCCTGTTCCTGGAAGAAGGCGCCCTGGCCGACCAGAACCGGAACCTGATGGCCAAGTACGAGCGCATGAAGGCTGAAATCCGCTACGAGTCCTTTGAGACCGAAGATGCGGATCTGGTCATCTGTGCTTATGGCTCCATCGCCCGCATCGCCAAATCCGCTGTGCGCAAACTGCGCGCCCAGGGTAAGAAGGTTGGCCTGTTCAGGCCCATTACCCTCTACCCCTTCCCGGATGAGCCGTTGGTCAAACTGGCCGAACAGGGCAAGCGTTTCCTGACCATCGAGCACAACTGCGGCCAGATGGTCGATGATGTGCGCCTTGCACTTCGTACCAAGGTCGACTCCGACTTCTTCGGCGTCATGCCCGGCGAACTGCCCAACCCCGACGATTTCGAGGAGCCCATCCTCAAGAGCCTGGAGGGTTAA
- a CDS encoding 2-oxoacid:acceptor oxidoreductase family protein, with protein MLYQDVIIAGFGGQGVMLIGNLLAYAGMNQGLSVTYIPVYGPEMRGGTANCTVVVSEDEIGSPIIRTPMSLVLMNRPSLDKFQPRMADGGISIVNSSLIEPELAETERIKSIFVPCNETADKLGNTRMANMVAIGAYVQATGVMPVQAVKDALTNVISPRYAKLIPANGNAIDAGAEIAAKAMA; from the coding sequence ATGTTGTACCAAGACGTCATCATTGCCGGATTCGGCGGACAGGGCGTGATGCTCATCGGCAATCTGCTGGCCTATGCCGGTATGAACCAGGGCCTGTCCGTGACCTATATCCCCGTTTACGGCCCCGAGATGCGTGGCGGCACCGCCAACTGCACCGTGGTCGTCTCCGAGGATGAGATCGGCTCCCCCATCATCCGCACGCCCATGAGCCTGGTCCTCATGAACCGCCCGTCTCTGGACAAGTTCCAGCCGCGTATGGCGGACGGAGGCATCTCCATCGTCAACTCCTCGCTCATCGAGCCGGAACTGGCCGAGACCGAACGCATCAAGTCCATCTTCGTGCCCTGTAACGAAACAGCGGACAAGCTGGGCAACACCCGCATGGCCAACATGGTTGCCATCGGTGCCTATGTGCAGGCCACGGGCGTGATGCCGGTGCAGGCCGTGAAGGACGCACTGACAAACGTCATCTCCCCGCGCTATGCCAAACTCATCCCCGCCAATGGCAATGCCATTGATGCCGGGGCCGAGATCGCTGCCAAGGCCATGGCGTAG